TTTTCATGGCTCTCTTCACGTTCCATGTATGGCATCTGTTGTTGTTCTGCAGAGTCCAGATTGTTGTCCTCTTGTTGTCTGATATCTTCTGTTAGAAAGACCATTATCATTGAAAAGAATGTTAAAATGGTCAATTTCTGCTTTTTCCACTCCCTGCACAATGGACatataaaaacatgaaaaatatatatatatttcgcTTGTTGGAACCACAATGCCCTGGGTTAAGGACTATTTAAAGCTGTGTCTGAAAAGGAGAATTTCATGTATTTATGTTACAGTTTCTTGCCTCATTAAGTGGGTCAGTCAtacctttaataataataataattattattataacaataataataattataaaaagacatgttATGTTTTGGAACTAGGTATGTTCTTCCggttcataatttttttttattttacctaCATTTACCACTCACCTTGATGTTGGGCTTCACCACCAAAAGGGGGCATCACAGTTTGTCCTGTTGAGCCAAAGACTCGGTCAGTCCGGTTATCTCGATCCCACACACGCTGCCCTCGGTAGTTGAAGTACTGGATCCTGTGTTTGGGGAGGGCCAATTCTTCTGAGTAATCACAGTCGGCCACGGTGATGTCCCATGAGAAATCATCAAAGGGCCTCTCCAACACTCCAAGGAAGCGGTCTAAATGACCCACCACAAAATCAGCAGAGTCTATTGTGGAGTCCCACAAGATTCTgttgatgacatcatcagctgTGCGCATTCGAGGCTTCTTTAGTGGCTCTGAAAaggaagtaaagagagagtCTTGAGATGAGAAAGTATAGGAATATGAAAATGCAGAAAGTAAAGTCTTACCATTGTTCTCTAAATCCGtcgttttctctttcttttgtgacttggacatttttttcctgttccttttgtttttctcctctttctctgagcCATCCAAACATTCCGGTTCTTTCTTAGAGATCTCTACAGTGTCAGAGGAAGGCATGCTACAACAAGAGATAAAAGAAAGATGCATTATAACTAATGCACAGAATACAGCTGCCCTGCACCACAAATACATTATTTCTACTGTGCATCTATGGGAGAAAATGATGATTGACTGCATGCTGGTGATTATTACAGTGCTGCCTCAGTTGCTAGGAGGTGAAACAGAGACCTGTGAGACAGACGACATCTGTCTCCAAAATGGCACCTGCCCCGCAGGAAGTGCCTGCAGAGGTTTGCACCTGCTTCTTCCTGTCTGGCCAAATCTGTCAAAGATTGcccaacaaaaacaacaaaaatatacCAACATCAATATTTACCTGTATTTAACCATCTCTATGACAATGTCATTACGGTTGGCACAAAGGGGATGGATAgggtgttttctctgtgtgtctactAGTGTATTGAACACCTGCTGATGATTAAGTGCAGTCTAACATAGTAATGTGTAAAACATAGAGCTGTAGCGCCATCTTGAATATATGAAATGAAAAGGAATTATCTTTTAAATCTTGTCTTCCTATGACACTATGATACAAAACTATGAGGGTGAAAACATTATTTTCTTCTATCTTTATGTTCAAGAGCCAACATTTTTATAGGAATCGATGGCAGTGGTAGCCTAATGAAACATAAAATGCAGAAACATTCTTGTCAAGGAGGCCATTAATGCCAGCAATATTTATCAAGTTTTCCATAATAAGAATGATGGTGAAAGGGATACAGAAGATATGGAATAAACACAGGAAATCTGTCTGGAAGAGTGAGTAGCAACAGTGAACAGTGGACAAGCATTTCAGAGCAACCACCTGccctgccattttttttttaaatatgaaaatCACCACCCACCCTGCTTCTAATTAGCCCACCAACCGTATTTACACTCGAAAACATAAGAAACTTCACAAGACCCTTTGGAGCACAGTTCTTCACTAATAATATAACAGGGTGTTAACTTAATAAAGACAGGCCAACCAAGTCACTTACCTACTTCTTTTATTGTACCTTCGTTAACTACAATTGCATCATCAGGTAGCAGAGAACAGGTAGAGTTTGTCTGTTCTGCCGCTAAGAAACTCTCCTCAGTAGCCATGGTCTGATTAAAACTTTGAAAACAAAGCAGAACCTTACTTCATTTTCACGGACCTATTTATTACATGAAACTAAATTGCAATAGTCATCATTAAATTAGCCACACAAGGAAATAAGATAGGTAAATAAACAGCGAAAGGCTTACGTCTACGTTGTCTTCCGTTGAACTGTAATGCTAACGTAGCAATAGGAAGAAGCAAAAATAGTTCAATACGATCTAATGGTTTTGTAAGTTGACTAGTTACCATGAAACACAAACTTGATTTGGCTGATTCACTTATGAAGGAAGAAAGCCATAAAACACTTTGCGTAATGTTGCACTTTGAGCACGCCCACAGATGCAcgcctcacaaacacagacatgagtTTAAATCGGGTTTAAATGGGTTCATTTGATATCATCGTGGTAGCACGTTTTTGCCCAGTTTCATAATGTCACATCAATAAAATAGACATTTAGACAAATTACTCTAACCGCAACGCTAGAAGTCTTTCGGCATTTACACTAGTAGATGACGGTTGTCGGCACTGTTTCCCTTTACGACATGCAGCATTTgcttatgggaaatgtagtttttgaACCGCGCACAACATCAGGGTGCTATTTACGACGataaacacatttaaatctACAAATGCAACGTAAAACGTTACTGACCAACATGATAACCACTCACTTGTTCTGTTACACTTTCCTTTTGTTCTGCATTTGCTTGACATCAGTGTGAAATCTGGGACGTGTGAGTCATCTGCACGTCTACGGATCCAAAGCGCGTGACTCCTCAGATCACATGATTAAGAAAGACAGCTGAGGAAGTATGCTacaaaatgaacacaataacatacaataAGAGGACCTGCTTTGGCTGAAGAACGATAGTACACATGAGGCTTGTGACTTTTGTCAACCAATTTTTGATCGGTATGTTTGTCGATGACTTTTACAGACGGAGTTGACAGTCGAACCGATTGTGTTCTTTTTGTGATGTCCCAAGGCTAATGACATCATAAACAATACCACGCATTGAGCAGTGAAGGTAAGTGTAGCCCAGTTATGTCAAAACTTTATTTAGTTCTAAAGACGATTGTCATGTTAGGCACATTCAATACAACATTGCTACGAACAGCTCCACCATATATATTGCTACTTGGGTGGGAAGCCACAACCCAGTACACGCAAATTATGATGTAATTTTATTTTCCACGTCATACCCTGAACTTAATTGTGTCTATCATTCCCCAGATGAATGCCCTCGTAGCACTTTGCCATTTCTGTGAACTCCATGGCCCTCGAACCCTGTTCTGCACAGAGGCCTTGcaccctccatccccctctccgcAGCCAGGACAGTCTATTCCAGGAGaaagggacagggatgcagacagagagggagaaggactcACCATGAGAGCCCACAGCTCAGCCACTCAAAGGGCTGACATGTGTGAAGTGAGTTTTTGTGGAGAGCCAGAATGATATTCTAGCTTGAGGTCCATAGCCTCTTGAGTTTGTACACTGTGGTTTAGTTTGCACACAAGTGTGAGTTCAACTTCTCTGATTTATTTTCAAGTTTAGTgctttacacactctctctctctctctctctctctctctctctctctctctctttctctttctctatatcatTATCAGGGCTGTAGGTCCCTGCCTGCATCTCACCCtgggtttgtgagtgtggaCAGTGAGACTGGCATACGCTTCCTGAGTCACCAGCACCCCAGGCAACCTCAACTTTTCAGTGTGGTTCGGCAAGCCTGTGTGCGGAGCCtcagctgtgaggtgtgtgtgtgtgtgtgtgtgtgtgtgtgtgtgtgtgtgtgtgtgtgtgtgtgtgtgtgtgtgtgtgtgtgtgtgtgtgtgtgtgtgtatgagtgtgtgtgtgtgtgttttactcataTGAAAAATGCCAGAGATGAGTATGAGTGTTTACTGTTTCGCATGTCCTCAGTATAAACATCACAACATGCATCTAAAATTCTCCGTTACCACTTGTCTCCGCAGGTCTGCCCTGGAAGGGAAGGTCCCATCTTCTTTGGTGATGAGCAGCATGGCTTTGTGTTCTCCCACACTTTCTTCATCAAGGACAGCTTGGCAAGGGGCTTTCAGCGCTGGTATAGCATTGTCATGGTTGCCATGGACAGGATCTACCTCATCAACTCATGGCCCTTCCTGCTGCGCCACCTCCGGCTCACCATACAGAGCCTACAGAGCACAGCACTCAAGGCAAGCTATGAGACTGCTGTCACCACCCATAGTTCACTATGCCTCGGAGAGAGGCAAAGTGAGCTCTCAAGGGGAGGGCGGTGTAAGGATAATGGGGGATATGACTCCATGAAGCAGATAAAAGCCTACTTAAAAACATAACTTTCATTCTCTGTTTACagaaactgggctacagacagcgcatgttgtactgtgaaggagtgctCTTACGCATCCCGTACCTTACAAGCCCACTGTatgcccactaagctgttctacaatacctGAATGCTCTCTGCCCACCTTACATATAATGGATATCATGTTTATaccatgtttgtatgtattgtgtacatttaccacatgtatgtgtatgaattcatctgccatgtttctgattgtctcccctccccttctgccacaagccccttccccttccttttctatctctacctctctacccgagattctgctcaaggtttcttcctatTAACAGGgattttttccttgcccctgttgccattgtgcttgcttcagggaggttcaggccctgggctctgcaaAGCACTctgagacaatgttattgttttggcgctatataaatataataatattgaattgaattgaacatgtCACATTATCCGTCTTCATCTTCCACAGAGCTGAAATGtgaagatctttttttaatATCCCAAACTAAGTAGAACAGGATTGTTTTGACTTTAGATATCTTTGGGTATCATTGAGTAAACACAAGTTTTCTTCAGAGGAAGAGTATTTGTATATGTGATCTCTTTGTGCAGATATCCCAGTGCTTCAGCTTCAAAGGCTCTACTTGTCTGCTTTTATCAGCTTTTGTAATAAAATTCCATTACTGCAAGCTCTTTATCAAGGGTCTTGTCCACCCAGAGGTGTGTTGTAGTACCAAAATTCCCTGAATTTCTGGAATGTGCAAGCAGATTAAATTAATGTGCCCTCAATACTCCAAACTGAACTTCTGGAGTCTATACCCTCACTGGTGACGTTAACGTCTGGAACATGTGTAACCCTTtatctctgtgacctctgacctctaggTGTTTGACAGCGAGCAGTGTGTATGTCCTCAGAGGGCCGTGCGGATGAACAGCGCGTTTTCCCCAGCCGTCTTCCCCCACCAGAGGAGTGGGAACGCTGCCCGatccctgtcctctctcacgCAGCACCCCAACTTATGGGAGAGCCTCCACTCCTCATTTAGCTGGTGAGTATCACCCATGTAAACTCATGCGCTAGTGCGCACACAATCGCACACAGAGTGGCAGCAGTCCAACCTGTAGCCTGTGGGCATCACTCTGTTTGTGAACATCACCCATGTGAGCGCACACCCAGGCTTTATTGCATTTTGGCAAATAGGACTCACATGAGGTCCTACACAgcatctcacaaacacagtctgCATGCTAGACTTTTGCTCCTTAAGTCAGCCTTATCACAGACAAGCTCACCCAGACAATACAGCACATTTCCACAGAGTTCCACAGAGAGGACCCAATCACAAGACATTGGTGGCAAAAGGCTAAAGCAAACAAATGCTTTACTAAAAAACCAAGAGCAGGGAACCAGGAAATACCAAAAACAAGAAGACGGCTGGGGCTAAAACAGAAAGTTTAAACGGAAGAAGCAAAAGGTTAAGAGCAGCAGCCACAAATGAAACACGACACAACAAACTGACaagacactgacaaacacagaaCTTAAATACGAAGAACGATTAAACAAGAACACTGACAAACGGCAACAAGATGTAATAGTTAATGTAATCAGTGAGGGTCAGGAGAACTTAGGAATAAACAGAAGCACATAgtagacagagacaaacaaaagaACATGGCATGGCACAAGCAGAACATaagtgcttttaaaaaaaatatattattattattttttactaaaatgttctgtttgtttgttttgtttgctcttttgtgttttttgttttgtttgtctttgccctatgtaaagcgtctttgggtacctagaaaagcactatataagtttaaagtattattattattataattataagaCATGACATAAAAGTTCATGCTGGGACCTTCACAAAATCAATGTAAAAGTTCATGCGGAAACCCTGACAGTAATGAACTAAAGAAGAGtttgtgcgtgcgagtgtgtacTTGGGTGTGGGCCAGAAAGAATGTTTCTTTGTTCGATCTttgtagttccgcgtgcatgtgtgcagatATGCTTGTTTTCCTGCAGGTTGCTAAGGGCTTGTGGGAGTCGCCTTACAGAAAAGCTCCTAGAAGGAGCTCCTACAGAAGACACACTGGTACTCATcgaaagacagacaggtgaatatacattttcatcacaTTATCCTGCCATAACATGCTAGACAGTTTTGGGGCAAAGTGCCTGAATTCTGTTCAAATATACCCTATGgacagtgttggggagtaatgGAATACATGTAATAGCGGTGTTGATACAGATACAGTTATGATTTAAATTGGTTCTCAAACCAACGCTGGTCCGCAATGAGGAGACTGCCGGTCCACAGAGCCCTTCCACTGCCACAGTCAATGCTCGGTGCTTCTGTCACTTGCAAGGTCACTGCACCCTTGACTGAACTTCTTGCATAGTAACATTTTTCTCCTGCTACCTGAGTTATTATTCAGTCATGGCATGCTCAAAGCAAGTAAGACCTGAGTGGATTCCTTTTTAAGAAAACAACCAGCAGCTATCAAtgcaaatttacatttacatcacaATTATAAAAATGTACGTACATTTTATTTCCAGTGATTGCATCCTTCCAAAgccagtgtgtgtcatttgctTAACCAGAGCAGAGGCACCTATTACATTAGAATGATGTCATTAACCTCTTTTTTCACCTCATTATTTCCAGCCAAACCATGTCTGATTTGTTAGGTTAGAGGTTAGCCTACGTCGTGCAAAAGCTGTTCAGGTTCAGGTGcatcctttctctgtctctatcaggTTAATAATGCTAAATAAGTCAAATCAGTTTATCATGCTGATTGTGTTTGGCAATAACATTACTATAGCTATGCGTTGACATTGCAGACTAGAGGTGGATACAATTAGGTTAAAAGGGTTAAAGTCTGAAAATGATTTAGTTCTTATGTGAGGTCACCATTTTCATTCAGTTTCTTATTTAAACGAATTTACCTCTCAAGAGCCCTGCTGCAACAACATTCCACCAGTTTGAGGTAGCAATGAACCGCCCTTTAAATGGCATCCAAACCCAGTCACTGAGGCAGTGTGGTAGAACGCTATGTAACCATCAGAGGATAATGACAATATGTCATCTGCTTCATGGGAGGGAGTGTATACTGCAGTCTAGCTGAGGGAGCAGTTAAAGATCGTCTGAGGAACACTAATGGGCTTTCTCCTTAGTCCTGTGTTCATGATACGTGCAGTAGGGAGAACTCCGACCTAAGACCTCTGCAATAATGTGATTTACGATTTACAATTTACAATCTGGTTGAATAACCAGCCAAGTGAACTACTGACCCATATTTTGTTTACCCTCATCCTTTACCAATATTGAAATGCTGTATGCAGTTTTTTTATTGAACGGGTGTACACTTAAGGGTAATTGAGCTGAACATGTCAAGAATACTTTTTATTGTAGTAGTTATGTGCACATGTAGCTACATTCAAAGTGATCATTCACATCAATAAAAAGCAGACGGACATCTGGTTCAACTCAAAAATAGGGTGAAGTTGATCAGGCCCCATGATCACGAAATAGCCCCCTGTAATGAGAGAACAATCTGTCCAcagagcaagaggaggagaggagtgtgtgggaAGGGGCTGAAGGGGGTGGTTCTACACCTCCGCAGTTTGACGACTCAAGAGGGGACGATCTACCTGGGCCAAAGTTCAAATCCCTTAGACATTTAAGACAGGTAACCAAATACTGATTACGTAAAAGTGCATGCACATCCAGGGTACAGGTACTAACCTGCACCAGGCTTAGTCTCATATCATACACCATGTCTCCCAAAAACATTTGTTCCCTTAAGAGGGCTACACATTACACAAGCTTTGGAACATTTTGAAATTGGCAAGCTTTTCATGAATTGATATTTCAGACTCCCTAATTTGTCTGTCATGAGAGCTAATTCATTTGACAGGTCATCAGACCTGAAATGTAAGGTTGTGAGGCCTTACACAAACCCCTCTGGAAATAAGATGCTAAACACCTTACGACTTTTGCTACAGTTTTGCAGCTTAGAGACTTCCTAGCAATGAATCTCACAGGTCTTGACATATGGTTACAACCAAAGCTAACACAAACATAATTGTAATTTTATCTGTAATCTTTGTGACAGACTGTGACTGCATGCACAATGTGACATGCCTTTAGTGGCTTTAGGACAATGTACTATAGACATACATTGAAATATATGAGGGTTAATTAACAAGCTATATATGTTTAAAATTTTCCACAAAGAGTGTGCAGAGAGTGCTTCTGTAAGAGAAGGTACATCTCCCATGTGCCTTTCCTcaatttttttcatgtttgaaaGTCCAAGAAGGTGTTCTTATTTGTACATCTGGCACACCCCTTTGCAAAGAGCAAGTTTGTAATCTAATGTAGAGTAAAGGGTGAACCCTATGGAAATGACCATTTGACCCTGATATCCGGTTGTTTGCGTTTATCACTATCACTGCATTTATCACTGTTCTACACAAGAAGATAGTCAAAtatgtgtctcttttttttcactttgcTATAACACTGACTGGTCAACAGGTCCTGGGAGCTACAGAGTTCCGTCAACTGGCCTGGCATGTGCTTATGGGAAACCAAGTGATATGGAGGGGGGCCAATCCAGTTCTCATCCATTCAGCTTTCAGCATGCTCAAggtcagccaatcagcagtTTGAAGTCAGCTATCATTGCACAATACCACTGTTGGTGTTGGATGACTGTAATTACTTTGGAGATGGAAGAATACAAAATGGCTCTCTGAAACAGTTCTCAGGGACTTCTAAGGTTCTTGCCTATGAATCTGTCCAGTTTATAACCCATGTCCTAATGGTCTTCCTCTATCCCAGCAGGCATTGCTCCCTGTCGGCTGTGTGCGTTCCGTATACTACAGCTCTAAGTACGAGGAGGCATATCGATGCAATTTCCTGGGCCTAAGCCCTGATGTCCCCATCCCCGCCCATGTCAGCTCATCAGGTACCCTCACTATACCATAATGTGCAGAGGTCCATGGATGTCCTCTCTGGATCTGATCCGTCTGTATACATCATCCATCATAAGTGTTGACTCTGTGTGGTCATCTTTCCAATGACATCTTGCTATTTCCCACTTCCTTAGAACCCTGTCAAC
The DNA window shown above is from Clupea harengus chromosome 11, Ch_v2.0.2, whole genome shotgun sequence and carries:
- the flcn gene encoding folliculin isoform X1; the encoded protein is MNALVALCHFCELHGPRTLFCTEALHPPSPSPQPGQSIPGERDRDADREGEGLTMRAHSSATQRADMCEGCRSLPASHPGFVSVDSETGIRFLSHQHPRQPQLFSVVRQACVRSLSCEVCPGREGPIFFGDEQHGFVFSHTFFIKDSLARGFQRWYSIVMVAMDRIYLINSWPFLLRHLRLTIQSLQSTALKVFDSEQCVCPQRAVRMNSAFSPAVFPHQRSGNAARSLSSLTQHPNLWESLHSSFSWLLRACGSRLTEKLLEGAPTEDTLVLIERQTEQEEERSVWEGAEGGGSTPPQFDDSRGDDLPGPKFKSLRHLRQVLGATEFRQLAWHVLMGNQVIWRGANPVLIHSAFSMLKALLPVGCVRSVYYSSKYEEAYRCNFLGLSPDVPIPAHVSSSEFCVLVDVANADRGSLYPVVCDDDILSLYQFCIYSANTQPTDRGPALLNKLEAALSNENLSVDVVSHCLLCLKEEWMNKVKVLFKFSKVDGRGREDTQKVLALLGATGPGEEDNVRLLKFWMTGLSKTYKSHLMTAVRGGERTPSV
- the flcn gene encoding folliculin isoform X2, which encodes MRAHSSATQRADMCEGCRSLPASHPGFVSVDSETGIRFLSHQHPRQPQLFSVVRQACVRSLSCEVCPGREGPIFFGDEQHGFVFSHTFFIKDSLARGFQRWYSIVMVAMDRIYLINSWPFLLRHLRLTIQSLQSTALKVFDSEQCVCPQRAVRMNSAFSPAVFPHQRSGNAARSLSSLTQHPNLWESLHSSFSWLLRACGSRLTEKLLEGAPTEDTLVLIERQTEQEEERSVWEGAEGGGSTPPQFDDSRGDDLPGPKFKSLRHLRQVLGATEFRQLAWHVLMGNQVIWRGANPVLIHSAFSMLKALLPVGCVRSVYYSSKYEEAYRCNFLGLSPDVPIPAHVSSSEFCVLVDVANADRGSLYPVVCDDDILSLYQFCIYSANTQPTDRGPALLNKLEAALSNENLSVDVVSHCLLCLKEEWMNKVKVLFKFSKVDGRGREDTQKVLALLGATGPGEEDNVRLLKFWMTGLSKTYKSHLMTAVRGGERTPSV